A stretch of the Perca flavescens isolate YP-PL-M2 chromosome 3, PFLA_1.0, whole genome shotgun sequence genome encodes the following:
- the hspb12 gene encoding heat shock protein beta-7, producing the protein MASLTSSSRRSSSSYRSSSRYSTSSTHRSEGSLGGSSDSLDPLFEPFLDSADHSSLFVEESPGGPSCLAPFSRHSRSSYGYTAYGCTFHHWSAPVGSTLTGRQSSTGGGVRCLGDSYYMSADVSQFEPHDVVVMAYNHHVVIHAQKVLDDGSVSDTFTHKSLFPEDMDPLSVSGTLNPDGTLVVSVHRTTTLGELEALGVPTYRSEAHL; encoded by the exons ATGGCATCACTGACATCTTCCAGCCGCAGATCCTCCTCATCCTACCGCTCATCGTCACGTTACAGCACCTCCAGCACCCATCGGTCAGAGGGCTCACTGGGTGGATCGTCAGATTCTTTGGATCCCCTTTTTGAGCCGTTTCTTGACTCTGCTGATCATTCCAGTCTGTTTGTAGAAGAGAGCCCCGGAGGACCCAGTTGTTTGGCCCCCTTCAGCAGACACAGCAGATCATCCTATGGATACACTG cgtacggctgtacatttcatcattggtcag CTCCTGTAGGCAGTACTTTGACAGGCCGACAGAGCAGCACAGGTGGCGGGGTGCGATGTCTGGGAGATAGCTACTACATGTCAGCTGACGTCAGCCAGTTTGAGCCACATGACGTAGTGGTGATGGCCTACAACCACCATGTTGTCATTCATGCccagaag GTACTAGATGATGGAAGTGTCAGTGACACATTCACCCATAAGTCCCTGTTTCCGGAGGATATGGACCCATTGTCGGTCAGTGGGACCCTTAACCCTGATGGTACCCTGGTGGTGAGTGTCCACCGGACCACGACCCTGGGTGAGCTGGAGGCCCTGGGTGTCCCCACCTACCGCAGTGAAGCTCACCTTTGA